A stretch of the Hydra vulgaris chromosome 09, alternate assembly HydraT2T_AEP genome encodes the following:
- the LOC136084591 gene encoding sterile alpha motif domain-containing protein 3-like, translating into MPVLPQHISVALQKAKDKASLEPFAEHSLVRILFEDLIQYDLYPSSVMYNSVCSAIVRTYPNLCDSVIVMKGKSSKLYVTWLDSLRTKFKSEHAKYSNDESVIAHKKFASKRIQSQLINDNQPVKITRLEVSNDSLEDSSSVEQHVILMLKEHCKYYPDTTIISDRMSRTYVSRRIFIKTNTTQVILQRFPCLTMEIELFEEAKRITGLDLKIKIMKFFQNRSDKILDICKSKLPSIKKTLFLQNVNILSNGTGASSNVDIEGQRISASLLLLPVVFGEDIDRFFSLNKNPQVSTPSITIRCAGEANVFNVDDAEVNAMLDGIVIAKSKTVLSALTSLVAAYWVCKIAFDAKLKKALDFVASHVCGVSSYITTPFSQRILIKLL; encoded by the exons ATGCCCGTTCTTCCCCAACATATTTCTGTAGCCCTACAAAAAGCAAAGGACAAGGCTTCATTAGAGCCATTTGCAGAGCATTCTCTTGTGAGAATATTATTTGAAGATCTTATACAATATGATct ctACCCATCATCTGTGATGTACAATAGTGTATGTTCTGCTATTGTACGAACATATCCAAATCTATGTGACAGTGTCATAGTTATGAAAGGCAAATCATCGAAGTTATAT GTAACATGGTTGGATAGTCTAAGAACTAAATTTAAGTCGGAACATGCAAAATATTCTAATGATGAGTCTGTTATAGCTCATAAAAAGTTTGCATCCAAAAGGATACAGAGCCAGCTGATTAATGATAATCAACCTGTAAAGATAACTAGACTAGAG GTTTCAAATGACTCTTTAGAAGATTCTTCAAGTGTAGAGCAACATGTAATATTAATGTTAAAGGAGCACTGTAAATATTATCCTGACACGACTATTATATCTGATAGAATGAGCCGTACCTATGTATCAAGaagaatttttatcaaaactaataCTACACAAGTCATATTGCAAAGGTTTCCTTGTTTAACAATGGAGATTGAg TTGTTCGAAGAAGCAAAACGAATCACTGGTTtagatttgaaaattaaaataatgaagttttttcaaaatcgtTCAGACAAAATTTTGGACATTTGCAAATCAAAGTtgccttcaataaaaaaaacattgtttttgcaaaacgtcaatattttatcaaatggTACTGGTGCATCATCAAATGTTGATATTGAag GTCAGAGAATATCGGCTTCTTTGCTTCTTTTACCAGTTGTATTTGGTGAAGACATCGATCGcttcttttctttaaataag AATCCACAAGTTTCCACTCCATCAATAACCATCAGATGTGCAGGCgaagcaaatgtttttaacgTTGATGATGCCGAAGTAAACGCAATGCTCGACGGCATAGTAATAGCAAAATCCAAGACAGTATTAAGTGCGCTTACAAGTTTAGTTGCAGCCTACTGGGTGTGCAAAATTGCATTTGAcgcaaaacttaaaaaagcattagatTTTGTTGCAAGCCATGTTTGTGGCGTTTCTAGCTACATTACAACACCATTTAGTCAAAGAATTTTGATCAAACTTTTGTAA
- the LOC136085295 gene encoding zinc finger BED domain-containing protein 4-like: MTQVMRMQPVISLTPAVFSTGTTESEEIACETSKQTSIDEYLKSKKVWNNNDSRSQAIHRKIGLMMALDNQPLTSVENTGFNNLINHLEPRYSLPSRTYFSQTITPQLYMELKNKISIKLKKANHISFSSDIWTCPTSHESFISLSGHCIDKDINRIDVVLHASHFSESHTGVSISEKLESMWDSWKIQVERRHLLVRDGASNMVKGINLAEIPSSHCTIHLLQLVVSDSIMSENIVIDVLAKCRRLVTCFNHSSLACNNFKKIQQ; the protein is encoded by the exons atgacgCAAGTGATGCGTATGCAACCTgtgatatct CTCACACCGGCAGTTTTCTCAACTGGTACAACAGAAAGTGAGGAAATTGCTTGTGAAACTTCTAAGCAGACTTCAATAGATGAgtatttaaagtcaaaaaaagtaTGGAACAATAATGATTCTAGATCCCAAGCTATTCATCGTAAAATTGGGTTAATGATGGCCTTAGACAACCAGCCGTTAACTTCAGTTGAAAATACAggtttcaataatttaataaatcatcTAGAACCTAGATATTCTTTACCAAGTAGAACATATTTTTCCCAAACAATAACTCCTCAACTTTACATggaattaaagaataaaatttctattaagttaaaaaaagcaaaccACATAAGCTTTTCTTCAGATATATGGACATGCCCGACATCTCACGaatcatttatttcattgtCAGGCCACTGTATTGATAAAGATATTAACAGAATTGATGTGGTATTACATGCTTCTCATTTTTCTGAAAGCCATACAGGAGTAAGCATATCTGAAAAGTTAGAAAGTATGTGGGATAGCTGGAAAATTCAAGTTGAAAGACGACACCTTCTTGTAAGAGATGGTGCTAGCAATATGGTTAAAGGGATTAATCTAGCCGAAATTCCATCAAGCCATTGTACCATTCATTTACTTCAATTAGTTGTTTCAGATTCAATCATGAGTGAAAATATTGTAATTGATGTCCTTGCAAAATGTCGTCGACTTGTAACTTGTTTCAATCATTCGTCCCTAGCATGTaacaattttaagaaaattcaGCAATAA